Within Deltaproteobacteria bacterium, the genomic segment GCGCCGAATGAAGGCGGGACGGCTGGCGCCCGCGCTGCTCGTCCTCGCGGCGCTCGCCTGCCGCGCGCCGCGGCCCGAGCGACCCGAGGGCAGCTGCACGCACGTGCAGGCCGTCCGCGAGCTGCACGGCGCCCCCCTCTGCGAGGACGTGTGGACGTGCAGCCGGCCGCCGCGCGGTCCGTTCGACCGGATCGGGCTCCGCCGGGTGGCGCTCTGCGAGGGCGGCACGGGCCCGGTCGTGCTCTACCTGCCCGGCATGCACATGAACGCGGAGCTGCCGCTGGTCGAGCCGCGGCATGACCTGCGGCTCTATCTCGCGGAGGGCCGGGTGCGTGCCTGGGGGCTCGACTACCGCACGCACGCGGTCCCGCCCGACGCCTCGCCCGCAGAGCTCCGGGCGCTCGGCGGGTGGACGGTGGACCGCTTCGTCGACGACGCCGCCTGGGCGGCGGCCTTCGTGCGAGGCGCGGACCAGGGACCTCTCTTCGTGGCGGGCTTCAGCCAGGGCGCGGCGCTCGCCTACCGGCTGGCCTCGCGTCGCGACTCGCTGGCGGGGCTCTTGA encodes:
- a CDS encoding alpha/beta hydrolase, whose translation is MKAGRLAPALLVLAALACRAPRPERPEGSCTHVQAVRELHGAPLCEDVWTCSRPPRGPFDRIGLRRVALCEGGTGPVVLYLPGMHMNAELPLVEPRHDLRLYLAEGRVRAWGLDYRTHAVPPDASPAELRALGGWTVDRFVDDAAWAAAFVRGADQGPLFVAGFSQGAALAYRLASRRDSLAGLLILDGALAPGPTVAGGDPAIDVGGQRLPFAERRRLLDQVIADANAPSPVPGFPTAGAALAHILSTAPSFGGEGGLAAGARVSEIPVLAALLRSYDRWWPRAALDGPTPPVPKTPVPVLAFASTNMGPPWVDRVRATARAYGGPEAEVRELAGYGHLDVLVARRAAQEVFQPALAWLDRHAGR